Proteins from a genomic interval of Lonchura striata isolate bLonStr1 chromosome 21, bLonStr1.mat, whole genome shotgun sequence:
- the LOC116184702 gene encoding beta-1,3-galactosyltransferase 2-like: protein MKLPPSCRLLLLPAAAALALLALHARRPAVPAAGTAPPPAPTRRPGNAAEPTRHPLQPPYPYPYRFLLNHPDKCRERAPFLVLLVVTSPSDLAARHAVRRTWGDEAAVPGLSVLRLFLLGVHPVFDAELRPVLQEEDALHGDLLQQDFADTYNNLTLKTLMGFEWVSRFCPNASYVMKADHDVFLNLEYLAGLLRPPKNDFVTGYVYRRTGPLRDRAYKWFVPREVYPNDTYPPYCGGPAYVLSADVARRVFGVAQTLPLINMEDAFVGICLHALGVAVTEPPPGAFSMYRLEYERCRFSRLVMVHHYGPRELLRLWPRFRNASAPCP from the coding sequence ATGAAGCTGCCGCCGAGCTGccgcctgctcctgctgccggcggccgcggcgctggccctgctggccctgcacgcCCGGCGCCCGGCGGTGCCCGCCGCCGGCACCGCGCCGCCCCCGGCTCCCACCCGGCGCCCCGGCAACGCTGCGGAGCCGACGCGGCACCCGCTGCAGCCGCCGTACCCCTACCCTTACCGCTTCCTCCTGAACCACCCCGACAAGTGCCGGGAGCGGGCGCCgttcctggtgctgctggtggtgaCCTCGCCGTCCGACCTGGCGGCGCGGCACGCCGTGCGCCGCACGTGGGGCGACGaggcggcggtgccggggctGTCGGTGCTGCGGCTCTTCCTGCTGGGCGTTCACCCCGTCTTCGACGCCGAGCTGCGCCcggtgctgcaggaggaggacgCGCTGCACGGCgacctgctgcagcaggactTCGCCGACACCTACAACAACCTGACGCTCAAGACGCTGATGGGCTTCGAGTGGGTGAGCCGCTTCTGCCCCAACGCCAGCTACGTGATGAAGGCCGACCACGACGTCTTCCTCAACCTGGAGTACCTGGCGGGTTTGTTGAGGCCGCCCAAGAACGACTTCGTGACGGGTTACGTGTACCGCCGCACCGGGCCGCTGCGGGACCGCGCCTACAAGTGGTTCGTGCCGCGCGAGGTGTACCCCAACGACACCTACCCGCCCTACTGCGGCGGGCCGGCCTACGTGCTCTCGGCGGACGTGGCGCGGCGGGTCTTCGGCGTGGCGCAGACGCTGCCGCTCATCAACATGGAGGACGCCTTCGTGGGCATCTGCCTGCACGCGCTGGGCGTGGCGGTGACCGAGCCGCCGCCCGGCGCCTTCAGCATGTACCGGTTGGAGTACGAGCGGTGCCGGTTCTCCCGCCTGGTCATGGTGCACCACTACGGGCCGCGGGAGCTGCTGCGCCTCTGGCCGCGCTTCCGCAACGCCTCCGCGCCCTGTCCCTAG